One segment of Coturnix japonica isolate 7356 unplaced genomic scaffold, Coturnix japonica 2.1 chrUnrandom528, whole genome shotgun sequence DNA contains the following:
- the LOC107307275 gene encoding E3 ubiquitin-protein ligase BRE1B-like, which yields MSGVGTKRGPSDGGGAPPEKRPPPPPTTLIEPLRLGGISSTEEMDLKVLQFKNKKLAERLEQRQAVEDELRERIEKLEKRQATDDATLMLVNRYWGQVGPIETH from the exons ATGTCCGGCGTTGGAACCAAACGGGGCCCTTCGGATGGAGGCGGAGCCCCACCGGAAAAAAGGCCGCCCCCCCCACCAACGACCCTCATCGAACCGCTTCGGTTGGGCGGAATTTCCTCTACG GAGGAGATGGACCTGAAGGTGCTGCAGTTCAAGAACAAGAAGCTGGCCGAGCGGCTGGAGCAGCGTCAGGCCGTGGAGGACGAACTGAGGGAGAGGATCgagaagctggagaagagaCAGGCCACGGACGATGCCACCTTAATGCTGGTCAACAGATACTGGGGGCAggtgggacccatagagacacattga
- the LOC107307272 gene encoding helicase SRCAP-like codes for MGVYGGLYGDDEETSKAEMEIAALVEQLTPIERYAMNFLEASLEDVSREELKQAEEQVEAARKDIDQAKGEGRFRLPDEEEEEEAATAAMTVGEDGPNPRRARKARGPPKPNPGTRVSQRLRAAAANTPKMAAVTTATTASKMAATVTTTSKMAAVMTTGSKMAAMTTTSKMAAVTTTGSKMAATTTMASKMAAMTTTTAKMVAMTTMTSKMAATVTTTSKMAATTTAASKMAAMTGSRGPVSQWRSPTHPTHRTAPPGVGMTSQGEVMTSQPAAMTAASGPMASREEAMTSQAGAMTSQAEAMTSQAAAMMMTSQAEMAPSQQEVTSSKPEVMTSQQEAMTSQDELMTSQPEVMTSQPEAMTSSPPPHGSAPLEVGGPITEPPTAAMMGTQDPQPHSGPTAEAPPIPADQSDRSQSNQSDHSQPNQSDRPTPDQSDRLQPNQSDRLQPDQSDRLQPDQSDRSQPNQSESPPPQSNESERPPPQPNQSEHPPSQPNQSERPPPQPNQSDRPPPRRRRSADVEIRQSRLPGPSAKVLRQLPGRLVTILETPAPPIQYGRRRRCPPPPQQPPNEDDEDEAAMTAAAMTPNHTHHHHHHPPPPPKRRRGRPPKRRHPPGGGGVSSSSSSSSSSSSSSSRRRRRPKMADGGAKMAD; via the exons GAGCAGGTGGAGGCGGCCCGGAAGGACATCGACCAGGCCAAGGGCGAAGGTCGCTTCCGGCTTCcggatgaggaagaggaagaggaagcgGCCACGGCGGCCATGACGGTTGGGGAGGATGGGCCCAACCCCAGGAGAGCCCGGAAAGCGCGAGGACCCCCAAAGCCAAACCCAGGAACCAGGGTCAGCCAAAGGCTGCGGGCCGCGGCCGCCAACACTCCCAAGATGGCCGCCGTCACCACGGCCACCACGgcatccaagatggcggccaccGTGACAACAAcatccaagatggcggctgtGATGACAAcgggatccaagatggcggccatgaCAACAAcatccaagatggcggctgtGACAACAACaggatccaagatggcggccacaACGACAATGgcatccaagatggcggccatgaCGACGACGACGGCAAAGATGGTGGCCATGACGACGATGAcatccaagatggcggccaccGTGACAACAA catccaagatggcggccacgACGACGGCGgcatccaagatggcggccatgaCGGGATCCAGGGGACCCGTGAGCCAATGGCGgagccccacacaccccacacACAGGACGGCGCCACCCGGGGTGGGGATGACGTCACAGGGCGAGGTGATGACGTCACAGCCGGCGGCCATGACGGCGGCGTCTGGACCAATGGCGTCGCGGGAAGAGGCGATGACGTCACAGGCGGGAGCGATGACGTCACAGGCGGAAGCGATGACGTCGCAGGCGGCGGCCATGATGATGACGTCACAGGCGGAAATGGCGCCCTCGCAACAGGAAGTGACGTCATCAAAGCCGGAAGTGATGACGTCACAGCAGGAGGCGATGACGTCACAAGATGAATTGATGACGTCACAACCGGAAGTGATGACGTCTCAACCGGAAGCGATGACGTCATCGCCGCCTCCCCATGGCAGCGCCCCATTGGAGGTTGGGGGGCCAATCACGGAGCCCCCCACGGCCGCCATGATGGGAACCcaggacccccagccccacagcggACCCACAGCGGAAGCTCCGCCCATCCCAGCCGACCAATCAGATCGTTCCCAATCCAACCAATCGGATCATTCCCAACCCAACCAATCAGATCGTCCCACACCCGACCAATCGGATCGTCTCCAACCCAACCAATCGGATCGTCTCCAACCCGACCAATCGGATCGTCTCCAACCTGACCAATCGGATCGTTCCCAACCCAACCAATCAGAATCTCCTCCCCCCCAATCCAACGAATCCGAACGTCCCCCGCCCCAACCCAACCAATCAGAACATcctccctcccaacccaaccaatCAGAACGCCCCCCGCCCCAACCCAACCAATCAGATCGCCCCCCACCCCGCCGTCGCCGTAGCGCCGACGTCGAGATCCGCCAGAGTCGACTTCCGGGTCCATCGGCCAAAGTCCTACGACAACTTCCGGGTCGCCTGGTCACCATCTTGGAGACCCCCGCCCCCCCCATCCAATatggccgccgccgccgctgccctccccccccacaACAACCCCCCAATGAAGACGACGAGGACGAGGCCGCCATGACGGCGGCGGCCATGACACCCAACCACAcccaccatcatcatcatcacccCCCGCCCCCACCCAAACGCCGCCGGGGTCGCCCCCCCAAGCGCCGCCATCCCCccggtggggggggggtctcctcttcctcttcctcctcatcctcctcctcctcttcctcctcccgcCGACGACGCCGCC CCAAGATGGCGGATGGGGGAGCCAAGATGGCTGACTGA